The following coding sequences are from one Paenibacillus sp. JDR-2 window:
- a CDS encoding D-alanyl-D-alanine carboxypeptidase family protein — protein sequence MKVLPVRLRSLVVAFVAGIVALSLGTSSVNAAGTKGGEWVENSLGLELSSAILIDADTGQVVYEVNADEPRPPASMTKMMTEYIVLEQIKSKALNWDEMITVSEEAANTPKDGSQVYLAQGEQYKVKDLYMAMAVGSANDATIALASAIGGSEQGFVEKMNETAQKLGLTSAHYTSATGLADTTVISAKDQAKLAQIIIKNDPEFLEYASTTEYKFRPRDDKPIVNINWMLASNKSNTYLKAFAYDGVDGMKTGYISAAGYTFTGTVKRGDQRYISVVMNTKSKEARFNETAKLYNYAFNSLEKKTVIPAKSVVEKAESVKIKKGVKKSVPIITESDISLIVKKGADPKVELTGYELKKPEELVAPIKAGQVVGTATYKYTDEQGKALEKTVNLIASKDVKKASWFALMFRGIGGFFSGLFNGIVDLF from the coding sequence TTGAAAGTATTGCCGGTAAGATTACGGTCACTAGTAGTAGCATTTGTTGCAGGTATAGTAGCATTATCATTAGGGACGTCCTCGGTGAATGCGGCAGGTACGAAGGGCGGCGAATGGGTGGAAAACTCCCTTGGCCTTGAGTTAAGTTCAGCCATCTTGATCGACGCCGACACGGGCCAGGTTGTATATGAAGTAAATGCGGACGAGCCTCGTCCTCCTGCAAGTATGACTAAGATGATGACCGAATACATCGTTCTTGAGCAAATCAAGAGCAAAGCACTTAATTGGGATGAAATGATTACAGTTAGCGAAGAAGCAGCAAATACGCCAAAGGACGGCTCGCAGGTTTATCTGGCTCAAGGCGAGCAATATAAAGTGAAGGATCTTTATATGGCTATGGCCGTTGGCTCCGCGAATGATGCGACAATCGCTTTGGCTTCCGCTATCGGTGGCAGCGAGCAAGGTTTTGTGGAAAAAATGAATGAAACCGCTCAAAAACTCGGACTTACTTCCGCTCATTATACAAGCGCAACCGGTTTGGCTGATACGACAGTGATTTCCGCAAAAGATCAGGCTAAGCTGGCTCAAATCATTATTAAGAATGATCCGGAGTTCCTGGAGTACGCGTCGACGACCGAATACAAATTCCGTCCTCGCGATGACAAACCAATCGTAAATATTAACTGGATGCTTGCATCCAATAAGAGCAACACTTATCTGAAGGCTTTTGCCTATGACGGTGTTGACGGTATGAAAACAGGCTATATTTCCGCTGCAGGTTATACGTTTACGGGTACAGTAAAACGCGGCGACCAGCGTTATATCAGCGTTGTTATGAATACGAAGTCGAAGGAAGCGCGTTTTAACGAAACAGCGAAGCTGTACAACTACGCTTTTAACTCCCTGGAGAAGAAAACGGTTATTCCGGCAAAATCCGTGGTAGAAAAAGCAGAATCGGTAAAAATTAAAAAAGGTGTGAAAAAATCGGTTCCGATCATTACAGAATCCGATATTTCGCTTATTGTGAAAAAAGGTGCGGATCCGAAGGTTGAGCTTACCGGCTACGAGCTTAAGAAACCGGAGGAGCTTGTCGCTCCGATTAAAGCCGGTCAAGTTGTAGGTACGGCTACGTACAAATATACCGATGAGCAAGGCAAAGCGCTGGAGAAAACGGTCAATCTGATTGCAAGTAAAGATGTGAAGAAGGCAAGCTGGTTCGCCTTGATGTTCCGCGGTATCGGAGGCTTCTTCTCCGGTCTGTTCAACGGTATTGTCGATTTGTTCTAA
- the pdxS gene encoding pyridoxal 5'-phosphate synthase lyase subunit PdxS, protein METGTSRVKRGMAEMQKGGVIMDVMNAEQAKIAEAAGATAVMALERVPSDIRAAGGVARMADPTIVEEVMKVVSIPVMAKARIGHIVEARVLESMGVDYIDESEVLTPADEVFHISKNEFTIPFVCGAKDLGEALRRIQEGAAMLRTKGEPGTGNIVEAVRHLRLINGQIRKVQNLSKDELYNEAKVLGVPYDLLLQVHESGKLPVVNFAAGGVATPSDAALMMELGADGVFVGSGIFKSDSPEKFARAIVEATTHYKDYKLIAEVSKNLGTPMKGIEISKLQAAERMQDRGL, encoded by the coding sequence ATGGAAACAGGTACTTCGCGCGTAAAACGCGGTATGGCAGAAATGCAAAAAGGCGGCGTCATCATGGACGTTATGAACGCCGAGCAAGCGAAAATTGCGGAAGCAGCGGGCGCAACTGCCGTTATGGCATTGGAACGCGTTCCTTCTGACATTCGTGCAGCAGGCGGCGTAGCCCGTATGGCTGACCCAACTATCGTAGAAGAAGTTATGAAAGTGGTATCGATTCCGGTTATGGCGAAAGCCCGTATCGGTCATATCGTAGAAGCACGCGTTCTCGAATCGATGGGCGTTGACTACATCGACGAATCCGAAGTACTGACTCCTGCGGACGAAGTATTCCATATCAGCAAGAACGAATTCACTATACCTTTCGTATGCGGCGCGAAGGACCTGGGTGAGGCTCTTCGCCGTATCCAAGAAGGCGCAGCTATGCTACGTACAAAAGGCGAGCCGGGAACAGGCAACATCGTTGAGGCTGTTCGTCACCTTCGCTTGATTAACGGTCAAATTCGCAAAGTACAAAACCTGTCCAAAGACGAACTGTACAACGAAGCTAAAGTTCTGGGCGTTCCTTACGATCTGCTTCTGCAAGTTCATGAGAGCGGCAAACTGCCGGTCGTTAACTTTGCGGCAGGCGGCGTTGCAACTCCATCCGACGCAGCACTTATGATGGAACTGGGCGCTGACGGCGTATTCGTAGGCTCCGGTATCTTCAAATCGGACAGCCCTGAGAAATTCGCTCGTGCAATCGTTGAAGCTACAACGCATTACAAAGACTACAAACTGATCGCGGAAGTATCCAAAAACCTGGGCACTCCGATGAAAGGCATTGAAATTTCGAAGCTGCAAGCAGCTGAGCGTATGCAAGACCGCGGTCTGTAA